The uncultured Bacteroides sp. genomic sequence GCTAATGTCACAAAGAACTATGGCTCTGTTTCTATTATATTTATCGTCATGTGGTTTATTCCTTTTATTCTGCTAAATAAAGTGGGAAGAGCTTTTATTGGAATTAAAAAACCAAAGAACCTTAAATGGTTAATATACTCAGCAGCTTTGGGCGGCATTGCTTCTTTTATTGTTTATTTAAGTGCATCCTGGCTTTTTGGAAGTACAATAAATAACAGCCTTGTCTATATAGCTAAATCTTATTCAGTTTCCGGAGTAGTATTTACTCCTGAAACCAGAAAAATGTATTTTATTCTTTATGCATTTGCCGGAATGATTTTTAGTCCTATAGGGGAGGAACTATTTTATAGAGGGTTGATACATGGAAGTTTTGTTTCTCGCTTCGGTGACCGGAATGCGTCAAGATTTGATAGCTTGGCTTTTGCATTTACTCACCTGGCTCATTTCGGCATTGTATATGTTGCGGGAGGTTGGACATTTTTGTTATTACCTTCTTTGGTTTGGGTGATAAGTATGTATGCTGTAAGTCGCTTGTTTTTCTTCTGTAAGCAGAAAACAGGTTCATTACTTGGGGCAATCTTATCTCATGCGGCATATAATGTAATGATGATATATGTTATCTTCTATAAAATATTATTGTAATCTGATTTAGAAAACTATAAAAATAAAAAGCACAGCAAATAAGATTTCTCTTTATTCTGCTGTGCTTTTGTTATCCTGAAATCTACCTTAATTCCTGAAAACTAATTCTTCACCTGATACATCTGCCACAATTGGCTTTTCACGGTCTACTTCCTGTGCCAGTAGCTTTTTGGATAAGTCGTTTAGCAGGTAACGTTGAATGGCTCTCTTTACCGGACGGGCACCAAACTCCGGATCATATCCGGCAGTGGCAATAAATTGCATGGCTGCTTCCGTCAGTTCAAGGGTTACTCCGTTTCCGGCCAGCATTTTTTGGATGCCTTTTATCTGTAGACCAACAATTTGTTTAATCTCATTCTCGGACAGTGGTAGGAACATAATGGTCTCGTCTATACGGTTCAGGAACTCTGGACGAATTGTTTTCTTCAACATCACCATCACTTCTTTTTTGGTTTCCTCGATAATACTGTTTCTGTTTTCATCGTTCAGCTTTTCAAACTGACTTTGAATGTACGAGCTTCCCATGTTGGACGTCATAATGATGATGGTATTCTTGAAGTTTACCACCCTTCCTTTGTTATCAGTCAGTCGGCCATCATCGAGTACCTGCAGTAAGATGTTGAACACATCCGGATGCGCTTTTTCTATTTCGTCGAACAGCACCACAGAGTAGGGCTTATGACGAATGGCTTCAGTAAGCTGGCCGCCTTCATCGTAACCTACGTATCCCGGAGGCGCCCCGACCAGTCTGGAAACAGAGTGTTTCTCCTGATATTCGCTCATGTCTATTCGGGTCATCATTGCTTCATCATCGAAGAGGAACTCGGCAAGTGCCTTGGCCAGTTCAGTTTTACCCACACCGGTGGTTCCCAGGAAGATGAAACTTCCGATAGGACGCTTAGGATCCTGCAATCCGGACCGGCTTCTTCGCACGGCATCGGCCACTGCTTCGATGGCTTCATCCTGACCAATTACCCGCTCATGGAGTTCTTTTTCCAGGAAAAGAAGCTTGTTTGCCTCGCTTTTCAGCATCTTCTTTACCGGAATACCCGTCCAGCGTGATACTACATCGGCAATATCCTCGGCATCAACCTCTTCCTTAATCATCGCACTTCCGTTTTGCATGTGGTGCAGCTCCTGTTGAGTTTCTTTAATCTCGGCATCCAGTGCCTGAAGTTTGCCGTAGCGAATCTCGGCTACCCGTCCGTAGTCACCTTCACGTTCGGCTTTTTCAGCTTCAAACTTCAGGTTCTCTATCTCAATCTTATTCTGCTGAATCTTGTTTACTAAGTTTTTCTCGCTTTGCCATTTAGCCTTGTATGAACTTTCCTGCTCTTTCAACTCAGCAATCTCCTTGTTGAGAAGTTGCAGTTTATCTTCATCCTTTTCACGCTTAATGGCTTCGCGTTCAATTTCCAGCTGTTTAATTTTTCTGCTTATCTCGTCCAGTTCCTCGGGGACGGAGTTTACCTCCATACGTAACTTCGCAGCAGCTTCGTCCATAAGGTCAATCGCCTTATCCGGAAGGAAACGGTTTGTGATGTAACGGTTAGACAGTTCCACGGCAGCAATGATTGCATCATCTTTGATACGCACCTGGTGATGATTCTCATAGCGTTCTTTCAGTCCCCGAAGGATAGAAATGGTGCTAAGAATGTCCGGCTCATCCACCTGAACCACCTGGAATCTTCGTTCAAGAGCTTTATCTTTCTCAAAATATTTCTGATATTCGTTGTAAGTTGTGGCTCCGATAGAACGCAGTTCGCCACGAGCCAGCGCAGGCTTCAGGATATTTGCCGCATCCATGGCGCCTTCACCTTTACCCGCACCCACAAGCGTGTGAATCTCATCAATAAAGAGAATAATGTTTCCGTCTGATTTTATCACTTCGTTGATTACGGATTTCAATCTTTCCTCAAACTCTCCTTTATATTTTGCACCGGCCACCAATGCACCCATGTCTAATGAATAAACTTCTTTGTTCTTTAGATTATCCGGCACGTCGCCCCGCAGGATTCTGTGAGCCAAACCCTCCACGATAGCTGTCTTACCGGTACCAGGCTCGCCAATCAGGATAGGATTGTTCTTGGTACGGCGACTCAGAATCTGAAGTATCCTACGAATCTCTTCGTCACGGCCAATCACCGGATCAAGTTTGCCGGTGCGGGCTTGCTCGTTCAGATTGATGGCATATTTGTTTAGTGACTGATAAGTATCCTCACTGGTCTGCGATGTTACTTTTTCCCCTTTACGCAATTCAGTAATGGCTGCCCGAAGTTCCTTTTCGTTCATTCCGGCATCCTTCAGAATATTGGCAACGGTGCTTTTTACCGTCAGCAAAGCCAGCAGTAAATGTTCCAGAGAAACAAATTCGTCGCCCATCTCTTTGGAATACTGAGTGGCTTTTTGGAATACCTCATTCGTCTCTCTGCCCAGGTATGGCTCTCCACCGCTTACTTTTGGGAAAGAATCAATTTGCTTGTCGAGCACCAGAGCAATCTGCTGCCCGTTCATTCCCAGTTTCTGGAAGATAAAATTGGTTACATTTTCGCCAACCTTCATCACCCCGTGCAGCACATGAGCAGTTTCAATGGTCTGCTGTCCGCGGCTCTGTGCCAGGTTCAGGGCCTCTTGCACCGCTTCCTGTGATTTAATAGTAAAATTGTTGAAGTTCATATAGTTATATCTCCTTTCGTTTATTTCTTTTTTAATAAGTAACACTTAATGAGCTTCAAAAGATTTGCCAACCTCTTCATTGTTTAATTTGTAGACACAATAATTTTATTACAGAGACATTTTGACATTATATATTTGGTTTTAGCTGACATTTTGTCTAGTATTGGTCTATAATCTTATTTTTCTCTATAGGAATTAATAGATATCATGAGTTATTTAATGAAACCGTAGAGCTTGCTGTTTCAAATTACTCCGGATAACGTTTGGTTTTATTGGTTTATCTATTGAACCCTTAACTGAATTTTAGTAAGAATAACCCCGAGTTTAGTTCGTTTAACCTGAAAGACTAATGCTGGCCTGTACAACCTGGAATCTTAGCCTGTACAAGCCAGTAGCCTGCCTTGTACAGGCTGAATAGCTAGCCTCATGACCCTAAATTTAATTATCCGGCAATAGTCACTTAATTCATATAGGGCATTCACATAAAATAACCTTGGACAGATTATAGTGCATTGAGATTAATTTGTATCTTTATCCCATTAAATAAAGAAACCCCATGGAAGAAGAAATAAAAATGGCCGAGACGGTGATGTTGATCGATGCGTCTTTTCTGAACTTCGTAACCGAAGATATTAAAAGAAACTTTGAAAGTATGTTGAAAAGGAAGTTACAGGATATGGATCTTTCTCATCTGTTTACCTATATTGCCCTTGATGCCGGGATTTCCGAGGGAAAGAACGAGACACAGATATTCTTTATCTATGATGATGATTCTGCCCATTTGGTTTATGCCCAGCCTTCCGATTTGACCAAAGAACTCAATAATGTAGCTTTTAGTAATGAGTTTGGGGAGTTTTGCTTCAATACTTTCCAACCGGAAAAGATGACTTCCCGTGAAGAACTGTTTCTGGAATCATTAAATGTACTTGCAGATGCCGAAGAAGTGAAAAGAATTGTTGTGCTCTCCTTTAATGAGGAGTATGGAGAAAAGGTGCATAAGATTTTAAAGAAGGTGAAAGAAAAAGAACTGATTCAGTTCCGCATGAATGAACCAGATAATGATACCGAATATCGCTGGGAAATGCTGGCTTATCCGGTGATGCAGGCTTTGGGTATTCGTGGAGACGAACTGCACTAATTAATTTAATATCATAAAATTCAGCTCTATGTCCGACTTCCGGCTCAAAGTGTTTCTTAGTGTGGCCCGGAACCTTAGTTTTACCAAGGCTTCGCAGGAGCTATTTATCACCCAACCTGCCATAACCAAACATATACAAGAGCTGGAAGGACTTTATAAGACCCGGCTTTTTGAAAGGTTGGGAAATAAAATCACTTTGACACGTGCCGGAGAACTTCTTCTGGAACATAGCGAACGTATACTTGATGATTACAAACGGCTGGATTATGAAATGCACTTGCTTCATAATGAATGCTCGGGGGAACTTCGTCTGGGGGCAAGTACCACCATTTCGCAATATGTTCTTCCGCCTTTGCTGGCCCGGTTTATCGAGAAATTTCCTCAGGTATCCTTGTCTTTGCTCAATGGCAATTCCCGTGATGTGGAGGTTGCTTTGCAGGAGCATCGCATAGATCTGGGATTGGTGGAGGGAATTATCCGTTTACCCAACTTGAAATACACCACTTTTCTTGATGATGAACTTGTTGCAGTGGTGCATACTCACAGCAAACTGGCAAAACTTGATGAGATATCTGTTTACGATCTTTATAAAATGCCTCTGGTATTGCGCGAAAGAGGATCGGGTACCCTTGATGTATTGGAGACTTCTTTGCTTCGCCATAACATTAGATTATCAGATCTCAATATAAAAATGTATTTGGGAAGTACGGAAAGCATCAAACTTTTCCTTGAAAATACTGATTGTATGGGAATTGTATCAGTTCGCTCCATCTCTCGTGAACTTGCTGCTGGTCTATTTAAAGTGATAGATATAAAATATCTGGAGATGCAGCGGGAGTTTTCCTTTGCACGCTTGCAAGGAGAGGAGAGTGGTCTTTCTCAGGTATTCATGCAATTTGCTGCCCATTATAATAAAAAGTTATAAGGCATTAATAAAAACGATTGGCTTCGCAGGCATTATTACCTTACCTTTGCGTCATAATCATTAAGGAATAAATAAGTATGAACGCACTTGTAAAGTTTTTGAAGGATAACAATAAGGTAATCTACGGATTGTTACTCGTCTTCTGTCTTTTCCCATTCGTGACTCCTCCGGTAGCCTTGCTTACAGGCTTGATCTTCGCCTTGGTTTGTGGACAGGCACATCCTAAGTTTAATAAAAAATCATCAAAGTATCTTTTGCAGTTTTCAGTGGTAGGATTAGGGTTCGGCATGAATCTTCATCAGGCATTAGCTTCCGGTAAAGATGGAATGATGTTTACCATTGTCTCTGTGGCCGGCACATTAGTTATTGGTTCTTTTATAGCCTGGCGCATGAAGGTGGAAAAGAAAACCGGTTACCTCATTAGCTCGGGAACGGCTATTTGTGGAGGAAGTGCCATTGCTGCGGTTGGCCCGGTAATAAAAGCGGATGATGGTCAGATGTCCGTATCATTGGGAACTATCTTTATCCTTAATGCCATAGCTCTTTTCCTTTTCCCCATAATGGGACATTACTTAGGGCTCACTCAGCATCAGTTTGGTTTGTGGGCTGCTATAGCCATTCATGATACAAGCTCTGTGGTTGGTGCCGGAGCTGCTTATGGTGAAGAGGCTTTGAAAGTGGCAACAACAGTAAAACTTACACGAGCTTTGTGGATAATACCCGTAGCATTTGTGACTTCATTTCTTTTTAAGAATAAGACCGGTAAGGTTTCCATTCCGTGGTTTATCTTTATTTTCATCTTAGCCATGTTTGCCAATACCTTCCTGCCTCTGCCTGCTTTCCTTACTAGTGGGTTAGTGTGGTTGGCTCGTAAAGGTTTAACTCTTACACTCTTTTTTATTGGAGCATCACTTTCTAAAGATGTATTGAAACGCGTAGGTGTGCGTCCTATGATTCAGGGAGTTCTTCTTTGGATTGTTATAGGCGTCTCTTCTCTGTTATATATTTTGTATAGTACAAACTAAGTGTGTTTTTAATATCAATTTATTGAATATTGCCGTTTATGTATATAAAATAAATCCTGCATTTGGCAGACATAAGATTCCCGAATCCTTTATGTCTGTCAAATACAGGATTTATTCTTCTGCGTTTATGTTCTTTTAAAAAACAAAAATGGTTATCTCGCGATAACCATTTCCCCTAACCATTTTATTCAATTTAGTGAGTATATTGTATTACTCAGCTCTTATTATGAGTTACAAAGATAATTATACCAACCGTACGGTATTTATGTTTTAACTATTTTAACATAGTAAAAATACGAATATTATATAATTAATGATATTAATACTTGTTTTTTACTTCTGGAAAGTAGTTTTTACTGTAAAGTTGTTATTTTATTAACTAACAAACCGTTAGTAATGCTGTGCCGTAAGAGAATCTTCCGCTTTCGGGAACTAGTAATAATACCTTTTGCCCTTTTTCTAATTTTCCGGAATGAAATAGCTCTTCCAGTGCTACGAATACAGCTGCAGAGCCAATATTACCCACTGACGTTAAATTAGTGAACCACTTTTCTTCTCTAAGGTCAATGTTGCGGGCGCAAATCTCTTCAAGTAATTTGTGATAAAAGAACATAGAAGAAACATGTGGTATAACATAATCAACTTCAGACGCAGAAATGTTATGCTTTTTAAGGCATGATTCAATGTGATCAACCCAATATTTAATGATGTGTACTTTAAGTAAACGGATATCTTGCTTTACTGCAAAAACAGATCTGTCAATCAATTCCTGGCTTTTAAACTTTTTCCAGCTTTTAAGTTCTCCATCATTCTCAAGTTCAGCTCCAAGAAACATGCAGGTTGGTAACTCGTTAGCATAGGAAGTCATTTCAATCCATTCCAGTTTAAGAGATTGATTGCCTTTAGGAGCATTTTCAAGTAAAACAGCTCCTGCGCCATCTGATAACATAAAACGAAGGAAATCTTTTTCGAAAGCCATATAAGGATTTTCCCCTACATTCTGGGCTTTCTCATATTCTTCTTCATAGTTTTTTGAAAGAAGAGTTGCTGAGACAAGTTCCGAAGCACAACAAACAGCATTTGTGGAATTCTCAGCTTTAATAGACATATATCCTATTTTTAAAGCTTGAAGGCAAGTAAGGCAAACGCCTGCACTTGAATATATTTCAGTTGGTTTGTTTTTTAATAAACCATGAACCATTGATGCATGAGAGGGGAGAAGTTGGTCGGGTATAGATGTAGCACATGCTAATAAATCTATATTTTTTCCGGAAAAGTCTGAGGAAAATAATTTTTTAATTGCTTCAACAGCCATTTCAGCACTGGTATGAGTTATGTTTTGCTGTTGATCAAGGGCATAGAATCTTCTTTTTATTCCATTCTGACGAAGAACAATACTCTTTACTCTTGAAGGTTTTCCTGAGATTAGCCCCAAATGTTTTTCCATGTCATCATTGCTGACAGGATTGTTAGGTAAAAATACACCTATATCATTAATAAAAACCTGATTTTTCATATTCTGTGTTTATGTTTTGATCCTGTTATAGAACTCCATATAGATCTCCATTAACAGTTCCGTATCGAGACCTTTCTTTAAAGACATTTCGAAAGATAGCCCTGAGTATATATATCTGAAATGCATAGCTACAATATCAGCATCCAGATCTTGTTTTAATTCTCCTGATTTGATTGCATTCTCTACAACTCTTTTCCATAATTCCAGATCTTTCTCAAAAACACCGGAAATGAATTCACTAAAATTGGGGTAGTATTGTAAAGCCTGAAAGATAAGGCTAAAATAGGATCTGTGCAGATTCTCGACGCCACACGATTCAATTGATTTCATGGTTTTTTTTATTCCATCAATATAAAAATTAATGAAATTGATAAGGCTGGAATCTTTAAATGCTGCAAATTTGTTATCGATATTGTGAGGAGATAAGACATATTTATCAATAACTCTGATAAAAAGTTCTTCTTTAGTTTTCATATAGTAGAAGATAGCTCCACGGCTTAACCCCAGAGCCTTCTCAAGGTCTGCTATAGTAACCTTTTCGAAGTTCTTTGTTAAGAATAACTTGAATGCTCCAAATAGTATTTTATCTTCTGTCTCTTTCACTTTTGATTCAATAAATCGCCATAAAGGTAAATGTATTTATTAAATACTAAGTTCTATTTCGTATAGTATTATTGTTAATTAACACTATTAACATTTTTGTGTTTAAAGCATTCTTTTATATATTACAGAGTAGAGAATGTCTTTTTCTGTTTATTTACAGATTGTTGTTTGCATTGTTTGTGAAAGACTATAAATATACAAGTAGTATGTGGTGAGTACGCTAAGGATTATAAATCTGTCTTTTTTACAATAAAAACGAGTGATAAGCAAACTAATTATATATTTGTTTGCTTATCACTCTAATAAGATATTGTCCTGATACTAATTATTTGTATAATTTTATTTGTTTTCAAATAAGATTGCTACATCTGTATTCATCTTTATTTCTTTCCTTTTGTAATTTTCTGAATATCCTGAAGTGTCATATCTCCCATCATTTGTATATATACAAACTCCGGATGTTCATCTACCAGCATCACCAGTTCGCCTATTTTTCCATTGCTCTTTTTCTTGATGTAAAAAGTTACCCGCGAATTTTCATCTTTTACACGCATCAACTCTTCATATCTCTTATCATTGGCGAAGTGAGGAATCTCACTTTTCATCATATTAGAGATTGCTGCTTTTTCGCTTGTCAGTATAAGTATTGATTCCAGTTTTCCGGCAACCCCTCCAATATCGATCCCTTCCGTTTTCATGTTAGGCATCATTTGAAGCATTGATTTGGATATGAATACGGAAGTTACTCCATCCATATCACCAAACTTTTCAACGAGTTTGTTTTGTGCAAATACCATACTGGCACAGCACATTAATATTGCAAATAACAAATGTTTTAATTTCATCGCTGTATTTTTTTTATTCGGAGATTCTTTCATCCAGAATTTTATTTACTTTATTCATGTCTTTTTGGGCACTTTCCAATTTAGAAACTCCTTTGTTCAGATTAATAGATACTAGTAATAATGCCTTTTGAGCCTCCTTGTAAGCATCTTTTGGATTAGAATATGTATCAGTAAGCACTGGCTCCTGTTGCTCAATGTGCGTATAGAGTCCTATGCTCAGAATCAAAAACAGACCTGCTGCTATACCACTTATCCAATGCCAGTTAATTTTTCTTTCCTGATGAGGCTTAATCGTTTTTTCTTTCTTCTCCAATGAGTCAATAAAAGTACTTAACTTCTGTTCCAAATGAGGTGGCACTTCTATCTCATTACAACTGTTGTATATCTTCTGAAACAGTTCTTTGTCTGCCAGTAAATGAGGCGGCACTTCCTGAGTCTCAAAAAAGTGCATTAGTTCCTTTTCCTGAGCAACCGATGTTTTTCCTTCATAAAAATCGGCTATTAGTTTTTCTATTTCAAAGATTTTCATCATTGTCTCAATATATTAAATTGTTCGCGTATCGTTTTTCTAGCTCTTGATATCAATACTCTTATGTTGATAGCATTGAGTCCGGTTATCTGTTCTATTTCTTCTATAGAACATTCACTCAGATGCCTTAATTTCATAACTTCCTGTTGTTTTCCCGGTAATTGTGTAATGAGTTGTTTCACGCAGTTTAATTCATCTTTGGTCTCTATTTCATTAATCAGTGAAACTTCATTGGCTTTACCTACTACTTCTATATCCTGTTTTCCTATATCATTTTTAGTTGAACGAAGATAGTCAAAGCAGATATTTTTAAGTAAGATTACAGAAAACGATTCAGGATTCTTGATATCAATAAGTTCATCTCGTTTGTTCCATAGTTTCAGATACGCTTCCTGCACCATATCTTCCGCATCGCACTGGTTTCCCAATAACTTATAGGCAATCCTGTAAAGCTTTTGGTGATATGGAAGATACAATTTTTTGAAGCTTTCGGCATCCATATTCTTATTTATCAGTAAGTTTGGCGAGATCTGATTTATTAAACTTTCCTTTAATTTTTACTATAGCCGCACCTTCACCGGTAGTAAGTATTACCAATTCACGAATTTCTTCTTTGTCTATCTTAACCAATATTCTCACATTCTCGCCATTTTGATTTGAACGAACTAATGTTTCGTAACTTTCATCGTTCAGCGTTTTTACCTTTTCAGCAAAACTGTTTTTAATATCGGATGAGCAACTACTCAGAGCTAGAATCTGCATGGAATTGATGCCTTTTAATCCATGTGTATCCTCGCCGTTCATGAAGGGTTTTATTAACGTCATCAGAAACTTATTTATTTTCACGTTCTCAACCTTCGGTGCATGTGAAAATTCAGAAAACAATTTGTCTATGTTTTGGCCAAGGCTCCATTGAGCTACCAGTAGCATAGATATACACAAAATACATTTCTTA encodes the following:
- a CDS encoding sigma-70 family RNA polymerase sigma factor — encoded protein: MDAESFKKLYLPYHQKLYRIAYKLLGNQCDAEDMVQEAYLKLWNKRDELIDIKNPESFSVILLKNICFDYLRSTKNDIGKQDIEVVGKANEVSLINEIETKDELNCVKQLITQLPGKQQEVMKLRHLSECSIEEIEQITGLNAINIRVLISRARKTIREQFNILRQ
- a CDS encoding DUF6621 family protein, whose protein sequence is MEEEIKMAETVMLIDASFLNFVTEDIKRNFESMLKRKLQDMDLSHLFTYIALDAGISEGKNETQIFFIYDDDSAHLVYAQPSDLTKELNNVAFSNEFGEFCFNTFQPEKMTSREELFLESLNVLADAEEVKRIVVLSFNEEYGEKVHKILKKVKEKELIQFRMNEPDNDTEYRWEMLAYPVMQALGIRGDELH
- a CDS encoding LysR substrate-binding domain-containing protein is translated as MSDFRLKVFLSVARNLSFTKASQELFITQPAITKHIQELEGLYKTRLFERLGNKITLTRAGELLLEHSERILDDYKRLDYEMHLLHNECSGELRLGASTTISQYVLPPLLARFIEKFPQVSLSLLNGNSRDVEVALQEHRIDLGLVEGIIRLPNLKYTTFLDDELVAVVHTHSKLAKLDEISVYDLYKMPLVLRERGSGTLDVLETSLLRHNIRLSDLNIKMYLGSTESIKLFLENTDCMGIVSVRSISRELAAGLFKVIDIKYLEMQREFSFARLQGEESGLSQVFMQFAAHYNKKL
- a CDS encoding putative sulfate exporter family transporter, with protein sequence MNALVKFLKDNNKVIYGLLLVFCLFPFVTPPVALLTGLIFALVCGQAHPKFNKKSSKYLLQFSVVGLGFGMNLHQALASGKDGMMFTIVSVAGTLVIGSFIAWRMKVEKKTGYLISSGTAICGGSAIAAVGPVIKADDGQMSVSLGTIFILNAIALFLFPIMGHYLGLTQHQFGLWAAIAIHDTSSVVGAGAAYGEEALKVATTVKLTRALWIIPVAFVTSFLFKNKTGKVSIPWFIFIFILAMFANTFLPLPAFLTSGLVWLARKGLTLTLFFIGASLSKDVLKRVGVRPMIQGVLLWIVIGVSSLLYILYSTN
- a CDS encoding beta-ketoacyl-ACP synthase III, whose protein sequence is MKNQVFINDIGVFLPNNPVSNDDMEKHLGLISGKPSRVKSIVLRQNGIKRRFYALDQQQNITHTSAEMAVEAIKKLFSSDFSGKNIDLLACATSIPDQLLPSHASMVHGLLKNKPTEIYSSAGVCLTCLQALKIGYMSIKAENSTNAVCCASELVSATLLSKNYEEEYEKAQNVGENPYMAFEKDFLRFMLSDGAGAVLLENAPKGNQSLKLEWIEMTSYANELPTCMFLGAELENDGELKSWKKFKSQELIDRSVFAVKQDIRLLKVHIIKYWVDHIESCLKKHNISASEVDYVIPHVSSMFFYHKLLEEICARNIDLREEKWFTNLTSVGNIGSAAVFVALEELFHSGKLEKGQKVLLLVPESGRFSYGTALLTVC
- a CDS encoding DUF4252 domain-containing protein, which translates into the protein MIKKCILCISMLLVAQWSLGQNIDKLFSEFSHAPKVENVKINKFLMTLIKPFMNGEDTHGLKGINSMQILALSSCSSDIKNSFAEKVKTLNDESYETLVRSNQNGENVRILVKIDKEEIRELVILTTGEGAAIVKIKGKFNKSDLAKLTDK
- a CDS encoding DUF4252 domain-containing protein; the protein is MKLKHLLFAILMCCASMVFAQNKLVEKFGDMDGVTSVFISKSMLQMMPNMKTEGIDIGGVAGKLESILILTSEKAAISNMMKSEIPHFANDKRYEELMRVKDENSRVTFYIKKKSNGKIGELVMLVDEHPEFVYIQMMGDMTLQDIQKITKGKK
- the clpB gene encoding ATP-dependent chaperone ClpB, encoding MNFNNFTIKSQEAVQEALNLAQSRGQQTIETAHVLHGVMKVGENVTNFIFQKLGMNGQQIALVLDKQIDSFPKVSGGEPYLGRETNEVFQKATQYSKEMGDEFVSLEHLLLALLTVKSTVANILKDAGMNEKELRAAITELRKGEKVTSQTSEDTYQSLNKYAINLNEQARTGKLDPVIGRDEEIRRILQILSRRTKNNPILIGEPGTGKTAIVEGLAHRILRGDVPDNLKNKEVYSLDMGALVAGAKYKGEFEERLKSVINEVIKSDGNIILFIDEIHTLVGAGKGEGAMDAANILKPALARGELRSIGATTYNEYQKYFEKDKALERRFQVVQVDEPDILSTISILRGLKERYENHHQVRIKDDAIIAAVELSNRYITNRFLPDKAIDLMDEAAAKLRMEVNSVPEELDEISRKIKQLEIEREAIKREKDEDKLQLLNKEIAELKEQESSYKAKWQSEKNLVNKIQQNKIEIENLKFEAEKAEREGDYGRVAEIRYGKLQALDAEIKETQQELHHMQNGSAMIKEEVDAEDIADVVSRWTGIPVKKMLKSEANKLLFLEKELHERVIGQDEAIEAVADAVRRSRSGLQDPKRPIGSFIFLGTTGVGKTELAKALAEFLFDDEAMMTRIDMSEYQEKHSVSRLVGAPPGYVGYDEGGQLTEAIRHKPYSVVLFDEIEKAHPDVFNILLQVLDDGRLTDNKGRVVNFKNTIIIMTSNMGSSYIQSQFEKLNDENRNSIIEETKKEVMVMLKKTIRPEFLNRIDETIMFLPLSENEIKQIVGLQIKGIQKMLAGNGVTLELTEAAMQFIATAGYDPEFGARPVKRAIQRYLLNDLSKKLLAQEVDREKPIVADVSGEELVFRN
- a CDS encoding lysostaphin resistance A-like protein gives rise to the protein MKAIRPIFQNLIPYNWVFGLIFIILLGIPRFILVLSANVTKNYGSVSIIFIVMWFIPFILLNKVGRAFIGIKKPKNLKWLIYSAALGGIASFIVYLSASWLFGSTINNSLVYIAKSYSVSGVVFTPETRKMYFILYAFAGMIFSPIGEELFYRGLIHGSFVSRFGDRNASRFDSLAFAFTHLAHFGIVYVAGGWTFLLLPSLVWVISMYAVSRLFFFCKQKTGSLLGAILSHAAYNVMMIYVIFYKILL
- a CDS encoding TetR/AcrR family transcriptional regulator — encoded protein: MKETEDKILFGAFKLFLTKNFEKVTIADLEKALGLSRGAIFYYMKTKEELFIRVIDKYVLSPHNIDNKFAAFKDSSLINFINFYIDGIKKTMKSIESCGVENLHRSYFSLIFQALQYYPNFSEFISGVFEKDLELWKRVVENAIKSGELKQDLDADIVAMHFRYIYSGLSFEMSLKKGLDTELLMEIYMEFYNRIKT